From a region of the Rathayibacter sp. VKM Ac-2804 genome:
- a CDS encoding GntR family transcriptional regulator translates to MDDSRPIFLQIAEQIENDIIAGALPEEDQVPSTNEFAAFHRINPATAGKGVNLLVDEGVLYKKRGIGMFVAEGARDRLVEKRRTQFREQFVAPLLAEAAKLGLTREQLTAMITDIEGGSR, encoded by the coding sequence ATGGACGACTCCCGCCCGATCTTCCTGCAGATCGCCGAGCAGATCGAGAACGACATCATCGCGGGCGCGCTGCCCGAGGAGGACCAGGTCCCGTCGACGAACGAGTTCGCCGCGTTCCACCGCATCAACCCGGCCACGGCCGGCAAGGGCGTGAACCTGCTCGTCGACGAGGGCGTCCTGTACAAGAAGAGGGGGATCGGCATGTTCGTCGCCGAGGGAGCGCGCGACCGCCTGGTCGAGAAGCGCCGCACGCAGTTCCGCGAGCAGTTCGTCGCACCGCTCCTCGCGGAGGCCGCCAAGCTCGGCCTCACCCGCGAGCAGCTCACCGCCATGATCACCGACATCGAAGGGGGATCGCGATGA
- a CDS encoding DUF2079 domain-containing protein, giving the protein MYSVYSISRADQLLTAGYDLGIFDQGVRAYSQFRPPLSPLKGDDFTLLGDHFHPILVVLAPLYWIWDDARVLLVAQAALVAGSSVFVWRVARRRVGVGASCLLAVGYLLGRPLQSLADFDFHEVAFAVPVLAWAVDAFDRRSDRQLVAASAVLLLIREDMGAVVLILGLLRVARRPRIVGVLLACLGAAAFAVVVGVAIPSIGGRGYAYWDYGALGADGGEVVRTMLGRPWIAIGLFFTPIVKTMTLLGLLSPLLLLPLLSPVSLLALPLLAERFLSDRPALWTSGFHYDAPVWVVLVLGAVDGGGRLLRRLPSSVWRARVALVVGAVVCAVPVIGTIVCHDDEVLPLARMVTGEAWSRTAHRRDQVAAVERVPASTCVAADDRLAPLLTRSNRVSLPGVLSRPPDFVLLDLSQEEAGSVRGLELRTTTIRDDALADGYRVVARFGEVEVLESAEYRAPSTECAR; this is encoded by the coding sequence GTGTACTCGGTCTACTCGATCTCCCGGGCCGACCAGCTGCTCACGGCGGGGTACGACCTCGGCATCTTCGACCAGGGGGTGCGGGCGTACTCGCAGTTCCGTCCGCCGCTCTCGCCGCTGAAGGGCGATGACTTCACCCTGCTCGGCGACCATTTCCATCCGATCCTCGTCGTCCTCGCTCCGCTGTACTGGATCTGGGACGACGCGCGGGTGCTGCTCGTGGCGCAGGCCGCGCTGGTCGCCGGTTCCTCCGTCTTCGTCTGGCGCGTCGCGCGCCGGCGTGTGGGAGTGGGGGCGAGCTGCCTGCTGGCCGTCGGGTATCTCCTCGGCCGCCCGCTGCAGTCGCTGGCCGACTTCGATTTCCACGAGGTCGCATTCGCGGTGCCGGTCCTCGCCTGGGCGGTCGACGCCTTCGACAGGAGGAGTGATCGACAGCTCGTCGCGGCGTCGGCGGTCCTCCTCCTGATCCGGGAGGACATGGGGGCGGTGGTGCTGATCCTCGGCCTGCTGCGAGTGGCGAGGAGACCCAGGATCGTCGGGGTGCTGCTGGCGTGTCTGGGGGCAGCGGCGTTCGCGGTCGTCGTCGGGGTGGCGATCCCCTCGATCGGCGGACGCGGGTACGCCTACTGGGACTACGGAGCGCTCGGAGCCGACGGGGGCGAGGTGGTCCGGACGATGCTCGGGCGGCCGTGGATCGCGATCGGGCTCTTCTTCACGCCGATCGTGAAGACGATGACGCTTCTGGGGCTGCTCTCACCCCTCCTCCTGCTTCCGCTGCTCTCGCCGGTGTCGCTGCTCGCGCTGCCGCTCCTGGCCGAGAGGTTCCTCTCCGACCGGCCCGCGCTCTGGACGAGCGGGTTCCACTACGACGCGCCCGTCTGGGTCGTGCTGGTCCTGGGCGCTGTCGACGGCGGGGGGCGGCTTCTGCGGCGGCTTCCGTCCTCCGTGTGGAGAGCTCGGGTGGCGCTGGTCGTCGGCGCGGTCGTCTGTGCCGTGCCGGTGATCGGGACGATCGTGTGCCACGACGACGAGGTTCTCCCGCTGGCGCGGATGGTCACCGGGGAGGCGTGGTCGCGGACGGCGCACCGGAGAGATCAGGTCGCTGCGGTCGAGAGGGTGCCGGCGAGCACGTGCGTCGCGGCCGACGACCGGCTCGCGCCGCTGCTGACGCGGAGCAACCGGGTGTCGCTGCCTGGCGTCCTCAGCCGGCCGCCCGACTTCGTCCTCCTGGACCTGAGCCAGGAGGAAGCGGGATCGGTGCGCGGGCTGGAGCTGCGGACGACCACCATCCGCGACGACGCGCTGGCGGACGGGTATCGCGTCGTCGCGAGGTTCGGCGAGGTGGAAGTCCTCGAATCGGCCGAGTACCGGGCGCCGTCAACTGAGTGCGCCCGCTGA